A region from the Vespula pensylvanica isolate Volc-1 chromosome 9, ASM1446617v1, whole genome shotgun sequence genome encodes:
- the LOC122632116 gene encoding leucine-rich repeat-containing protein 24-like yields the protein MLVKRQHPLRGRILLALFLLVVSFALPSKAAAFPDWTDCPAVCRCKWTSGKKSALCPDAGLTSLPASLDPDMQVLELSGNKIPALQSEIFKRAGLLNLQRVFLRNAGIHEIHADSFRDMRILVEIDLSDNHVRSLDPDTFLGNERLRILILSGNPLGVLKSHQFPVLQHLRNLELQRCSLTDIHGQAFVRLVGLESLKLDGNELEYLEASVISSLPRLKTLTLDGNRWSCDCRLRGFRTWLIPETPSKLYSVPQLCSTPQRLEGRRWEEVKPVEFACEPEVFVLANTIQEESNGNLSLACLATGDPEPEVWWQLNGGPVNATRISDQPYVGTYVSHVSSDTNLAYNEKSERTTDRWSNLTVYNASDGDAGEYACFAKNIAGLARDTVSVAIPRIYTAPTLSQSDNWLLWVSLAGGGAAALGASISAILLAFCLCGGSRRNGKREKIKLQGSTSFGDQEKKLLDLSVTTTTAGSANDRASGHGSLAEACSTGDLELAERVSICDHMGAATVTVERLRPEISNSTTVCRAIPCAPGFPPPPPEFTTGVLPAGIFGNIFISVSLPQDSTERCYPDLLDIPVHGVVSGVTEKSTVAALPSTPCVSSFATLPRRALRNTDLGSPYDNMGPRVTANGSSAFSLTDVDLRLSPPPPPRIIQPPHEFVSL from the coding sequence ATGTTAGTGAAAAGGCAACACCCTCTACGAGGGCGCATATTACTCGCCCTCTTCTTACTCGTCGTAAGTTTCGCCTTGCCCTCGAAAGCGGCAGCTTTTCCGGATTGGACGGACTGTCCTGCTGTCTGCAGATGCAAGTGGACGTCCGGAAAAAAGTCGGCTCTCTGTCCGGACGCCGGTTTGACGTCGCTTCCAGCCTCCTTGGATCCAGACATGCAAGTTTTGGAACTGTCGGGCAACAAAATACCAGCCCTTCAATCGGAGATCTTCAAACGTGCCGGTCTGTTGAATCTCCAAAGGGTCTTTCTAAGAAACGCTGGGATTCACGAGATTCACGCGGACTCGTTCAGAGACATGAGGATATTAGTAGAAATCGATCTTTCGGACAATCACGTGAGAAGCTTAGATCCGGACACTTTTCTCGGTAACGAGAGGCTCAGGATTCTTATACTCAGCGGTAATCCTTTGGGCGTCCTCAAGAGCCATCAATTTCCGGTCCTCCAACACCTCAGAAATTTGGAGTTGCAGAGGTGTTCCTTGACCGATATACACGGGCAAGCCTTCGTGAGACTCGTAGGCTTGGAGTCTTTGAAACTCGATGGCAACGAACTCGAGTACTTGGAAGCTTCGGTCATATCGAGTTTACCTCGTCTCAAGACTCTCACCTTGGACGGTAACCGTTGGAGTTGCGACTGCAGATTACGAGGATTTCGTACTTGGCTTATACCGGAGACACCGAGCAAATTGTATTCCGTGCCGCAGTTGTGTTCAACGCCACAGAGGTTGGAAGGTCGAAGATGGGAAGAAGTAAAGCCCGTCGAGTTCGCTTGCGAGCCCGAGGTATTTGTATTGGCCAATACGATACAGGAGGAAAGCAATGGTAACTTGAGTCTCGCGTGTTTGGCTACCGGAGACCCGGAGCCCGAAGTTTGGTGGCAACTCAACGGTGGTCCTGTGAACGCAACGAGAATCTCCGATCAGCCGTACGTAGGGACTTACGTATCTCACGTATCCTCGGACACGAACCTCGCCTACAACGAGAAATCCGAGAGAACCACCGACAGGTGGAGCAATTTAACGGTTTACAACGCTAGCGACGGTGACGCAGGGGAGTACGCGTGTTTTGCGAAGAACATAGCGGGTCTTGCTAGGGACACGGTAAGCGTCGCCATACCACGTATCTACACCGCACCGACTTTGTCCCAGAGCGACAATTGGTTGCTTTGGGTCAGTCTGGCGGGTGGTGGTGCGGCCGCCCTTGGTGCTTCCATTTCGGCCATTCTTTTGGCTTTCTGCTTGTGCGGTGGCTCCCGTCGTAACGGGAAACGCGAGAAGATCAAACTCCAAGGTAGTACGAGCTTCGGGGATCaggaaaagaaacttttggaTCTGTCGGTGACGACTACGACGGCTGGTAGCGCGAACGATCGCGCCAGCGGTCACGGTAGTTTGGCCGAGGCATGTAGTACGGGTGACCTTGAACTGGCCGAGCGTGTTTCTATCTGTGATCACATGGGAGCTGCAACGGTGACCGTCGAAAGACTCAGACCGGAGATAAGCAATTCGACTACCGTGTGTCGTGCCATTCCATGTGCCCCCGGTTTTCCCCCACCGCCGCCAGAATTTACAACGGGCGTCCTACCAGCCGGCATCTTCGGCAACATCTTCATCTCCGTATCTTTGCCGCAGGACTCGACGGAACGTTGTTACCCCGATCTACTCGACATACCCGTCCATGGTGTTGTCAGCGGCGTTACCGAGAAGAGCACGGTCGCTGCGTTGCCATCGACCCCCTGTGTATCCAGTTTCGCGACTCTTCCTCGACGAGCCCTTCGCAACACGGACCTTGGTTCGCCTTACGACAATATGGGTCCGAGGGTCACTGCCAATGGAAGTTCCGCGTTCTCCCTGACCGACGTGGATTTGAGATTATCGCCACCTCCACCGCCACGGATCATTCAACCGCCGCACGAGTTTGTCTCTCTTTAA
- the LOC122632118 gene encoding CAPA peptides-like: MSDHRLFFGLVLLILAASFDHVRNEKISCSRSSGLVPYPRTGRSSEMTDFHRSSRTSGLIHYPRVGRSDLPLFYIGANRKNDLGSTIDLEFFPASGSDIDSIYEPDYEEFRPGLATIARQMERNYPKEKHDNSRSYNLASRGSHNRQGQLMMSVPRIGRDISDHDRPMNFL; this comes from the exons ATGTCCGATCATCGACTATTTTTCGGTTTGGTCTTACTGATACTCGCAGCCTCCTTCGATC atgttcgaaatgaaaaaatcagCTGCAGTCGTTCGTCGGGATTGGTCCCTTATCCAAGAACCGGAAGAAGCTCCGAAATGACGGATTTCCATAGATCATCTCGTACATCTGGTCTCATCCATTATCCCCGTGTTGGACGATCGGATTTACCGCTGTTCTACATCGGTGCTAATCGTAAAAACGATTTAGGATCTACTATCGATTTAGAATTTTTTCCAGCGAGCGGATCCGATATAGATTCGATCTATGAACCCGATTACGAAG AATTTCGTCCAGGATTAGCTACGATCGCGAGACAGATGGAGAGAAATTATCCAAAGGAAAAGCACGACAATTCACGATCGTACAATCTCGCTTCACGTG GTTCTCACAATCGTCAAGGACAATTAATGATGAGTGTACCAAGAATCGGAAGGGATATTAGCGATCACGACCGACCTATGAATTTCCTTTGA
- the LOC122631690 gene encoding WD repeat-containing protein 18: MEVIITSDNVAENWSAAAWDPNTGSILSTYKHATPIRNHTLQVLNDCYLLGADSTKPRLHIWPLNSQRPLSNMRLTTPGKVSALTTTPDGSYIVAAISEKLYVWQFCNGRLLSIITRHYQTVTCLKFTKDSSMFVSAGEDGLIFVWSLFRVINEEQQATALYSFSNHTLPVKDLYVGHCAPRARLCSVSLDRTANIYDLNGGTLLVTLVFDLPLTSVTMNTKESELFVGCTNGVIFKYNLHEPPRGIEHHVKSRTNEEGDDSAAYRGHESIVVSLSVSNNCHNLLSASMDKKVHLWDVASRQILRTFGHKGQITSAFFTKRFNNFQIHDLKPSLKIQPLQRVLEDNSKESVIEIIRQGRDTSDILNFDSYVEKESIRSEIDDHASRKLESAMEEIEKLKMINSALYKYSVERVLRKSTSDRSNQ; the protein is encoded by the coding sequence ATGGAAGTGATTATAACGAGTGATAATGTCGCCGAAAATTGGAGTGCAGCAGCTTGGGATCCAAATACAGGATCTATTTTATCTACTTACAAGCACGCAACACCTATCCGAAATCACACGTTACAAGTTTTAAACGACTGTTATTTATTAGGTGCGGATTCAACGAAACCTCGACTTCACATATGGCCGTTAAATAGTCAAAGGCCACTGTCTAATATGAGATTGACGACGCCGGGTAAAGTGTCCGCATTAACGACGACACCGGATGGTTCTTACATCGTCGCTGCGATTAGTGAAAAACTATACGTTTGGCAGTTTTGCAATGGcagattattatcaataataacgCGTCATTATCAAACGGTGACTTGTTTAAAGTTTACCAAAGACAGTTCGATGTTCGTGAGTGCTGGAGAAGATGGTTTGATATTCGTTTGGTCTTTGTTTCGTGTTATAAACGAAGAACAACAAGCTACGGCCCTTTATTCGTTTTCTAATCATACTTTGCCAGTAAAAGATCTTTACGTTGGCCATTGTGCTCCACGTGCGAGGTTATGTTCCGTATCATTGGATCGTACAGCGAATATTTACGATCTCAATGGCGGTACACTCCTTGTAACTCTCGTATTCGATCTACCATTAACTTCGGTTACCATGAATACGAAAGAAAGCGAATTATTCGTGGGTTGTACGAACGGTGTGATCtttaaatacaatttacaCGAACCACCACGAGGTATCGAACACCATGTTAAATCGAGAACAAACGAGGAAGGCGACGACAGCGCCGCTTATCGTGGTCACGAATCAATCGTTGTTTCTCTGTCGGTATCTAACAATTGTCACAATCTACTTTCCGCTTCTATGGATAAAAAAGTACATCTTTGGGATGTGGCCAGTCGTCAGATTCTCAGGACTTTCGGACACAAAGGACAAATAACTTCGGCATTTTTTACTAAACGTTTCAACAATTTTCAGATACACGATTTGAAGCCTAGTTTAAAGATTCAACCCTTGCAAAGGGTTTTGGAAGACAACTCGAAGGAGAGCGTCATTGAAATTATCAGACAAGGACGAGACACGTCGgatattttaaatttcgatTCTTACGTCGAAAAAGAATCTATTCGATCGGAAATAGACGACCATGCTTCTCGTAAACTCGAAAGTGCGATGGAAGAAATTGAGAAACTTAAGATGATCAACTCGGCTCTATACAAATACAGCGTTGAACGTGTTTTACGTAAATCGACGAGCGATCGGAGTAATCAATAA
- the LOC122631691 gene encoding uncharacterized protein LOC122631691, with the protein MGFIDDELHEVSKLCQNVVDSSRIISCVQTMVRVEITKTAFKKIVVCIQFPEDYPSVPLLIELKSKTLSERLLAKLTDVCEKECKNLLGKAQVLPTLKLIRNFIEENPLICCYDEISSVKKLLQEQDEFKLKQKNSSIGLRIQQGLYYFKVKIEVPNDYPISCINLGDVEANFPPVLSRYFLGQGKELGRRCVEPPLQTEARQKSFAPSPSLEVVISFLIKSVKTLPTENCQLCKIPCLPANPKEVVTDEKANLHVERLYCSHLFHLQCLLKFMKTPPFHGGKKCPTCGQPIYHDKWGVSEKLAEDRWAHEQARARELAEVADFLE; encoded by the exons ATGGGATTTATCGATGATGAATTGCACGAAGTATCAAAACTTTGTCAAAATGTCGTCGATAGTAGCCGTATCATTTCTTGTGTGCAGACTATGGTTCGCGTCGAAATAAC GAAGACAGCGTTCAAGAAGATCGTCGTGTGCATTCAGTTTCCAGAAGATTATCCGTCCGTTCCCCTTTTAATTGAGCTTAAAAGTAAGACTTTGTCGGAGAGATTACTTGCTAAATTAACAGACGTTTGCGAAAAAGAGTGCAAAAATTTGTTGGGAAAAGCTCAG GTATTACCGACCTTGAAGTTAATTCGTAATTTCATTGAAGAGAATCCACTTATTTGTTGTTACGATGAGATCTCATCCGTAAAAAAGTTGCTTCAAGAGCAAGACGAGTTTAAATTGAAACAGAAGAATTCCAGCATCGGATTAAGAATTCAACAAggattgtattattttaaagttaAGATAGAAGTACCGAACGATTATCCAATTAGTTGCATAAA TCTAGGAGACGTGGAGGCGAACTTTCCACCTGTActttctcgttattttttgGGTCAAGGTAAAGAATTAGGTAGAAGATGCGTAGAACCACCATTGCAGACAGAAGCTCGGCAAAAATCCTTTGCaccttctccctctttagAAGTCgtcatttcctttcttataaa atcaGTAAAAACATTGCCCACAGAAAATTGTCAATTGTGCAAGATACCTTGTTTACCGGCGAATCCAAAAGAAGTAGTGACAGACGAGAAAGCAAATCTTCATGTAGAAAGATTATATTGCAGTCATTTGTTTCATTTACAATGCCTCCTAAAATTCATGAAGACACCGCCATTCCATG GGGGTAAAAAATGTCCAACTTGCGGACAGCCTATTTATCATGACAAATGGGGTGTCAGTGAGAAGCTCGCAGAGGATCGTTGGGCACATGAGCAAGCGCGAGCTAGGGAATTGGCAGAGGTAGCTGACTTTTTGGAGTGA